In Pseudoalteromonas carrageenovora IAM 12662, the following proteins share a genomic window:
- a CDS encoding alanine/glycine:cation symporter family protein gives MDVFGQFLDSLDGMLGGAVWFPYVLLGVGLFFTIYLKFPQIRYFKHACKVVTGKFDKKDTEGDTTHFQALATALSGTVGTGNIGGVALAISIGGPAALFWMWMTAFFGMTTKFVEVTLSHKYREKTEDGTMSGGPMYYMDKRLNMKWLAILFAVATVISSFGTGSLPQINNIAQGMEATFGFAPMATGAVLSVLLALVILGGIKRIAAITSRVVPLMAAVYIIGALAVIFYNIENIGPSFASIFMDAFTGSAAAGGFLGASFAYAFNKGVNRGLFSNEAGQGSAPIAHASAKADEPVSEGIVSILEPFIDTIIICTLTGLVILSSGVWNEKFETHFERSSMSIIKGDYSETNEAQRTELYNYLNNNDSNIELFTGNIDVVNGESITTGYTVINSRSIAEDVRFGLTEKHKYTGIVEVKNGMPTDDSISLVGKSLVHSAELTTKAFTRGYFGESGQYIVSIGLLLFAFSTAIAWSYYGDRAMIYLLGHRSVMPYRVFYVAAFFWASFADTTLVWKLAAVAIVVMTLPNLFGIMLLRKEMKQSVDDYWVKFKKDNEK, from the coding sequence GTGGATGTATTTGGACAATTTTTAGATAGCCTCGATGGCATGTTAGGAGGAGCTGTTTGGTTCCCATACGTGCTACTAGGGGTTGGTTTATTTTTTACTATATATTTAAAGTTCCCACAAATCCGTTATTTCAAACATGCGTGTAAAGTTGTAACTGGTAAGTTTGATAAAAAAGACACCGAAGGCGACACAACACATTTTCAAGCCCTTGCGACTGCGCTTTCTGGCACGGTTGGTACAGGTAACATTGGTGGCGTAGCACTTGCTATCTCTATTGGTGGTCCCGCAGCCTTATTTTGGATGTGGATGACCGCATTTTTTGGTATGACAACCAAATTTGTAGAAGTAACTCTTTCTCATAAATACCGCGAAAAAACAGAAGACGGCACTATGTCGGGCGGCCCTATGTATTACATGGATAAACGTCTAAACATGAAATGGCTAGCCATTTTATTTGCTGTTGCAACGGTAATTAGCTCATTTGGTACAGGCAGCTTGCCACAAATAAATAATATTGCCCAAGGTATGGAAGCAACATTTGGTTTTGCGCCAATGGCAACGGGTGCTGTTTTATCTGTTTTACTAGCACTGGTAATTTTAGGTGGCATTAAACGTATTGCTGCAATTACATCACGCGTAGTACCGCTAATGGCCGCGGTTTATATTATTGGTGCGCTTGCTGTTATTTTTTACAATATTGAAAATATCGGCCCGTCATTTGCGTCAATCTTTATGGATGCATTTACTGGTTCAGCAGCGGCAGGCGGCTTTTTAGGTGCATCGTTCGCTTACGCGTTTAACAAAGGTGTAAACAGAGGTTTATTCTCAAACGAAGCGGGTCAAGGTTCTGCGCCAATAGCCCATGCTTCAGCAAAAGCAGATGAACCAGTATCAGAGGGTATAGTCTCTATATTAGAACCGTTTATTGATACCATTATTATTTGTACACTTACAGGCTTAGTTATTTTGTCTTCGGGTGTATGGAACGAGAAATTCGAAACACACTTTGAACGCTCTTCGATGAGTATTATTAAAGGTGACTACTCTGAAACGAACGAAGCACAGCGCACTGAGCTATATAATTACTTAAATAATAACGACAGTAACATTGAGTTATTTACAGGTAATATTGACGTGGTCAATGGTGAGTCTATTACTACGGGCTACACCGTTATTAATTCGCGGTCAATTGCAGAAGATGTTCGTTTTGGTTTAACAGAAAAACATAAGTATACAGGTATTGTTGAAGTTAAAAACGGTATGCCAACTGACGACAGTATTAGCTTAGTAGGTAAATCGCTAGTGCATTCAGCTGAGCTGACAACTAAAGCGTTTACTAGAGGCTACTTTGGCGAAAGTGGGCAATATATTGTATCGATTGGCTTGTTGTTATTTGCATTCTCGACCGCTATTGCTTGGTCGTATTATGGTGACCGTGCAATGATTTACTTGCTAGGGCACCGTTCAGTAATGCCGTACCGTGTATTTTATGTTGCAGCGTTCTTTTGGGC
- the ihfA gene encoding integration host factor subunit alpha: MALTKADIAEHLFEKLGINKKDAKDLVEAFFEEIRSALEKGEQVKLSGFGNFDLRDKKERPGRNPKTGEDIPISARRVVTFRPGQKLKTRVEVGTSKAK; encoded by the coding sequence ATGGCGCTTACTAAAGCCGACATAGCTGAACACCTATTTGAAAAACTGGGTATCAATAAAAAAGATGCCAAAGACTTAGTTGAAGCGTTTTTTGAAGAAATCCGCTCAGCGCTTGAAAAAGGTGAGCAAGTTAAGCTCTCTGGATTTGGTAACTTTGATCTTCGTGATAAAAAAGAAAGACCAGGCCGTAACCCGAAAACAGGAGAAGACATTCCTATTTCGGCGCGCCGTGTGGTTACATTTCGACCAGGCCAAAAGCTTAAAACCCGTGTAGAAGTGGGCACAAGCAAAGCAAAATAA
- a CDS encoding DUF2989 domain-containing protein: MVLRASVLLTMLALTGCDEPLTLAQVCKETPGFCSDLNKDSHCKNERSVVILKRYTEYKKPTDENKYQLLKGFESYNQCITLAAKIEHKKLKSKTTSRIEGQLTSIKEMTRLYQDTQKTNHPGLLYYHWSRNSDQSALNKLLALENDKSVTQSAEMQFFLASYYIKFDDEKTIDLLYKTLELNKKGIEPNPEVYTSLISLFYKHDKLKHAYIFSKVAQMSGIENIDLLPIEHQLMSNGKNLDSFDTLAQQTYEQIQSGEFVSPREF; this comes from the coding sequence ATGGTTTTAAGAGCAAGCGTATTACTAACAATGCTAGCGTTAACAGGGTGTGATGAACCACTAACACTCGCCCAGGTTTGTAAAGAGACACCTGGGTTTTGTAGTGATCTAAATAAAGACAGCCATTGTAAGAATGAGCGCTCTGTAGTTATTTTAAAGCGCTACACTGAATATAAAAAACCAACAGATGAAAATAAATACCAATTGCTCAAAGGCTTTGAGTCTTATAATCAGTGTATTACGTTAGCTGCAAAAATAGAGCATAAAAAGCTAAAATCTAAGACAACATCGCGCATTGAAGGACAACTAACCAGTATCAAAGAAATGACGCGCTTATATCAAGACACTCAAAAAACTAATCACCCAGGTTTACTTTACTATCATTGGTCTCGAAACAGCGACCAAAGTGCACTTAATAAATTACTCGCCTTAGAAAACGATAAAAGCGTAACGCAAAGTGCCGAAATGCAATTTTTTTTAGCGTCTTACTATATTAAGTTTGATGATGAAAAAACAATAGATCTGCTTTATAAAACGCTTGAGTTGAATAAAAAAGGTATTGAGCCAAACCCTGAAGTTTACACATCACTTATCAGTCTGTTTTATAAACACGATAAGCTTAAGCATGCGTATATTTTTTCTAAGGTTGCGCAAATGTCTGGCATTGAAAACATCGATTTATTACCAATAGAACACCAACTTATGAGCAATGGTAAAAATTTAGATAGTTTCGATACACTTGCCCAACAAACATATGAGCAAATACAAAGTGGTGAATTTGTATCGCCTAGAGAGTTTTAG
- a CDS encoding glyceraldehyde-3-phosphate dehydrogenase encodes MTSSHELEYTNSWQERQDYAESMQPIIGKLYRNRGIEIAVYGRPLVNASTIDIIKSHKTVAQFEGTKLRLRESFPFLEAISKMELNSARIDIGKLAYSYLYTDAANGRTVDEFVKAELAEIADLPAKEPRDVVLYGFGRIGRLLARLLIEKSGPYADLRLRAIVVRGGKDGDLEKRASLLRRDSIHGPFNGSITIDKERNAIKANGSYIQVIYANSPSEIDYTAYGIENALIVDNTGIWKDEAGLGQHLECKGAAKVLLTAPAKGNIKNIVYGVNNQDILPADKIVCAASCTTNAITPTLKALNDKFGINNGHVETVHSYTNDQNLIDNYHKAERRGRAAALNMVITETGAAKAVSKALPELEGKLTGNAIRVPTPNVSLAILNLNLEKGTSVEELNAFLRDTALHSELRDQIDYTASTEIVSTDLVGSRYAGVVDSQATIVEGNRVVLYVWYDNEFGYSCQVVRCMRDMAEVAFPSLPR; translated from the coding sequence ATGACCTCATCTCACGAATTAGAATATACAAATAGTTGGCAAGAGCGCCAAGATTACGCCGAAAGCATGCAACCTATCATTGGTAAGCTTTATCGTAACCGTGGCATAGAAATCGCTGTATATGGCCGTCCTCTCGTTAATGCCAGTACAATAGATATTATCAAGTCTCATAAAACTGTAGCGCAGTTTGAAGGCACAAAATTACGTTTACGTGAAAGCTTCCCGTTTTTAGAAGCGATTAGTAAAATGGAGTTAAACTCTGCCCGTATAGATATTGGTAAACTTGCTTATAGCTACTTGTATACTGATGCAGCTAATGGCCGTACTGTAGACGAATTTGTAAAAGCTGAACTTGCAGAAATAGCTGATTTACCAGCGAAAGAGCCACGCGATGTAGTACTTTATGGCTTTGGCCGAATCGGTCGCTTATTAGCACGTTTATTAATTGAAAAGTCAGGACCATATGCCGATTTACGCTTACGTGCAATTGTTGTACGTGGTGGTAAAGATGGCGACCTAGAAAAGCGCGCTAGCTTATTACGTCGAGATTCAATTCACGGGCCTTTTAATGGTTCAATTACAATTGATAAAGAGCGTAATGCAATTAAAGCTAACGGTAGCTACATTCAAGTAATTTACGCTAACTCTCCAAGCGAAATTGATTACACAGCTTACGGCATCGAAAATGCACTGATTGTTGATAACACAGGTATTTGGAAAGATGAAGCAGGCCTTGGTCAGCATTTAGAGTGTAAAGGTGCTGCAAAAGTATTATTAACTGCACCGGCTAAAGGCAATATTAAAAACATAGTATATGGTGTGAATAACCAAGACATTTTGCCTGCTGATAAAATTGTATGTGCAGCAAGTTGTACAACTAATGCCATTACGCCAACACTTAAAGCATTAAACGATAAGTTTGGTATTAATAACGGCCATGTAGAAACTGTGCACTCGTACACAAACGATCAAAACCTTATTGATAATTACCACAAAGCAGAGCGTCGCGGCCGTGCTGCAGCGCTTAACATGGTAATTACCGAAACAGGTGCAGCTAAAGCGGTTTCTAAAGCATTACCAGAACTTGAAGGTAAATTAACGGGTAACGCAATCCGTGTACCTACACCAAATGTATCGCTTGCTATTTTAAATCTTAATTTAGAAAAAGGGACATCGGTTGAAGAGCTTAACGCGTTTTTACGTGACACAGCGCTTCATTCAGAGCTGCGAGATCAAATTGATTACACTGCTTCTACAGAAATCGTATCTACCGATTTAGTAGGTAGCCGTTATGCAGGTGTTGTTGATTCACAAGCAACTATTGTTGAAGGTAATCGTGTAGTACTTTACGTTTGGTACGACAATGAATTTGGCTACAGCTGCCAAGTTGTTCGCTGTATGCGTGATATGGCCGAAGTAGCCTTCCCAAGCCTACCTCGCTAA
- a CDS encoding M14 family metallopeptidase, giving the protein MKISSNFDSGNINVIEATDPLNIQLEINSDHQSEFYQWFHFRLETTPYQLHKLNINNLEKSAYPDGWDGYQAVASYDRQTWFRVPSNYENGTLTFELEPESGSVYFAYFAPYSYERHLDLLSWAQCEELCQLQTLGETLDGRDMSVLKIGQPSEDKKTIWITARQHPGETMAEWFVEGLLHKLLDDEDPHAAALLSKAVFYIVPNMNPDGSVRGHLRTNAKGVNLNREWQTPSMENSPEVYLVLNKMRETGLDMHLDIHGDEAIPYNFVAGSEGIPSYDDRLKDLEDSFKAALLTITPEFQDEHGYDKDEPGKANLTVGSSATAEEFKALTYTVEMPFKDNNDLPDPDYGWSDRRSYQFGQDTLAAIVNVVDKLR; this is encoded by the coding sequence ATGAAAATCAGCAGCAATTTTGATAGTGGTAACATAAATGTTATCGAAGCCACCGATCCTTTAAATATTCAATTAGAGATTAATAGCGATCACCAGTCTGAATTTTATCAGTGGTTTCACTTTCGTCTTGAAACAACACCTTACCAATTGCATAAGTTAAATATTAATAATCTTGAAAAATCGGCATACCCAGATGGCTGGGATGGATATCAAGCAGTTGCATCGTACGATCGCCAAACATGGTTTCGTGTACCTTCTAATTACGAAAATGGCACGCTTACATTTGAGCTAGAGCCAGAAAGCGGCAGTGTTTACTTTGCATACTTTGCGCCTTACAGCTACGAGCGTCATTTAGATTTATTATCGTGGGCGCAATGCGAAGAGCTATGCCAATTACAAACTCTTGGCGAAACACTAGATGGTCGCGATATGAGCGTACTTAAAATTGGCCAACCAAGCGAAGATAAAAAAACAATCTGGATCACAGCACGCCAACATCCAGGTGAAACTATGGCAGAGTGGTTTGTAGAAGGTTTATTGCATAAATTACTTGATGATGAAGACCCGCATGCAGCGGCGCTTTTATCTAAAGCTGTTTTTTACATTGTGCCAAACATGAACCCTGATGGGAGTGTACGTGGGCACCTTCGTACCAATGCAAAAGGCGTTAACTTAAATCGTGAATGGCAAACACCAAGCATGGAAAATAGCCCTGAGGTTTACTTAGTGCTTAATAAAATGCGCGAAACAGGCCTAGACATGCACCTAGATATACATGGTGATGAAGCAATCCCATATAACTTTGTTGCAGGTAGTGAAGGTATACCAAGTTACGACGATCGTTTAAAAGACTTAGAAGATAGTTTTAAAGCGGCGCTTTTAACTATTACTCCAGAGTTTCAAGACGAACATGGCTACGATAAAGACGAACCGGGTAAAGCAAATTTAACGGTGGGCTCATCTGCAACAGCAGAAGAATTTAAAGCACTTACGTACACCGTTGAGATGCCGTTTAAAGACAATAACGACCTACCAGACCCAGATTACGGCTGGTCTGACCGCCGTTCGTATCAATTTGGACAAGATACTTTAGCGGCAATCGTAAATGTCGTTGATAAACTGAGATAA